Proteins encoded by one window of Haematobia irritans isolate KBUSLIRL chromosome 2, ASM5000362v1, whole genome shotgun sequence:
- the LOC142223525 gene encoding uncharacterized protein LOC142223525, with protein sequence MSSDYYNSLGGSSMAQSSASTTTGGNNQCTSTRWLTEEVFALIDLVQRNEAIYNPRHKYYFCRPYVENFWREVDLKLEKNPGASLAKWTNLRISFRREYTNYLEEKVPPCWTYFDRMFFLHPYLRKKHQQSKSLDSQVQDALVQISSLSNRLQRERAVAAAAANSMGQHNNSASSPTQPQLDNYLEYFDDPENNPSELDDMIDDEHPTHSAQFAHSTLANDIKSECEDNTDDYDNGDRPVVDDDDIPDGDDPEMRNFDFSMEKRHQHQQRMQNLQRFQSRAFYEEFRNKRARSQDNISSSQAFATPPINNVSFVRPTFTKPLEVVSTTTSQNHGITTGRNPTNNSSVSNSSPAASLPNDAEPVSNSTPRSSHNPYTSSLTHTHHHTRFEISNLNSQPSLSSNNATNHQISNTPTSSVAAVPTNPSAISPELCDCKTDPDAMFLMSLLPDIQKLNGRDRGKIKIAFQNILQDYLYPD encoded by the exons ATGTCAAGTGATTATTACAATTCATTGGGTGGTTCTTCCATGGCCCAAAGTTCTGCTTCCACGACAACAGGAGGTAACAATCAATGTACCTCAACCCGGTGGCTAACGGAGGAAGTTTTTGCCTTAATAGATTTGGTCCAAAGAAATGAAGCCATCTACAATCCACGTCATAAATATTACTTTTGTAGACCCTATGTGGAAAACTTTTGGCGAGAAGTGGATTTGAAGTTAGAGAAAAACC CTGGTGCAAGTTTAGCCAAGTGGACCAATTTACGGATTTCTTTTCGCCGTGAGTATACGAATTACTTGGAAGAGAAGGTACCACCTTGTTGGACATACTTCGATCGTATGTTTTTCCTGCATCCCTATTTAAGGAA aaAACATCAGCAATCGAAGTCGTTAGATTCACAAGTTCAGGATGCTTTGGTCCAAATAAGTTCCTTGTCTAATCGTTTGCAAAGGGAAAGAGCTGTTGCTGCAGCGGCTGCGAATTCTATGGGACAACACAATAATAGCGCTTCATCGCCCACACAACCACAACTGGATAattatttggaatattttgacGATCCCGAAAACAATCCTTCGGAATTGGACGATATGATCGATGACGAACATCCTACGCATTCTGCACAGTTTGCTCACTCGACTTTGGCTAATGATATCAAGTCTGAATGTGAGGATAACACTGACGATTATGATAATGGAGATCGTCCTGTTGTAGATGATGACGATATTCCCGATGGCGATGATCCCGAAatgagaaattttgatttttctatggaaaaaaggcATCAGCATCAGCAACGCATGCAAAACCTTCAAAGATTTCAGTCTAGAGCTTTTTACGAAGAGTTTCGTAATAAACGGGCTCGATCCCAGGATAATATAAGTAGTTCGCAAGCATTTGCAACGCCACCCATCAATAATGTGTCCTTTGTGAGACCAACATTTACCAAACCATTGGAGGTGGTTAGTACAACCACAAGCCAAAACCATGGTATCACCACAGGACGAAATCCTACCAACAACTCAAGCGTTTCAAACTCTTCGCCAGCGGCATCTCTACCAAATGATGCAGAGCCCGTAAGCAATTCCACACCACGTTCTTCTCATAATCCCTATACGTCTTCATTGActcatacccatcaccatacacGTTTCGAGATCTCCAACCTAAATTCACAGCCTAGTCTTTCGTCAAATAATGCCACAAATCACCAAATATCTAATACTCCAACTAGTTCGGTGGCAGCTGTGCCAACAAATCCTTCTGCCATCTCTCCTGAATTATGCGATTGTAAAACAGATCCTGATGCCATGTTTCTAATgagtcttttgcccgatatacaAAAGTTGAATGGTCGAGATcggggtaaaattaaaattgcatttcaaaatattcttcaaGACTATTTGTATCCCGATTAG
- the Mcm6 gene encoding minichromosome maintenance 6: MDIADAQVGQLRVKDEVGIRCQKLFQDFLEEFKEDGEIKYVKPAADLESPDRCTLEVSFDDVEKYNQNLATTIIEEYYRIFPYLCQSVSNFVKDRIGLKTEKDCYVSFTEVPTRHKVRDMTTSKIGTLIRISGQVVRTHPVHPELVFGTFMCLDCQTEIRNVEQQFKFTNPTICRNPVCSNRRRFMLDVEKSLFVDFQKIRIQETQAELPRGCIPRSVEIILRSELVETVQAGDRYDFTGTLIVVPDVGVLNMPGAKADQGSRHKAGEGPEGLTGLKALGMRELNYRMAFLACSVQATNARFGGTDLPMSEVTAEDMKKQMTDAEWNKVYEMSKDRNLYSNLISSLFPSIYGNDEVKRGILLQLFGGVGKTTHEKTSLRGDINVCIVGDPSTAKSQFLKQVADFSPRAVYTSGKASSAAGLTAAVVRDEESFDFVIEAGALMLADNGICCIDEFDKMDPRDQVAIHEAMEQQTISLAKAGVRATLNARTSILAAANPINGRYDRSKSLQQNIQLSAPIMSRFDLFFILVDECNEVVDYAIARKIVDLHSNIEDNVERAYTREEVLRYITFARQFKPIISKEAGALLVENYGHLRQRDTGTAGRSTWRITVRQLESMIRLSEAMAKLECMNEVQERHVKEAFRLLNKSIIRVEQPDIHLDDDDVDAAFTGDVDMDQNNEGTNGANGETENDTEAAEADGTQAGVQKKKLTLSFEDYKNLSTMLVLHMRNEESRCEVEGTDSGMKRSDVVTWYLEQVADQIESEDELISRKNLIEKVIDRLIYHDQVIIPLKTTELKRPGKSPKHTDEDEDQDDPLLVVHPNYIIE; this comes from the exons ATGGATATAGCTGATGCTCAAGTTGGCCAATTGCGTGTTAAAGATGAAGTTGGTATAAGATGTCAGAAATTGTTCCAAGATTTCCTTGAAGA ATTTAAAGAAGATGGAGAGATAAAATACGTTAAACCAGCGGCAGATTTAGAATCACCCGATCGTTGCACTTTGGAAGTCAGTTTCGATGATGTGGAGAAATACAATCAAAATTTAGCTACCACCATTATTGAAGAATATTATCG tattttcccatatttgtgtcaatctgtttcaaattttgttaaagaccGTATTGGTTTAAAAACCGAGAAAGATTGCTATGTATCCTTCACTGAGGTGCCGACACGACACAAGGTACGTGATATGACCACTTCCAAAATTGGAACATTGATTCGCATTTCGGGTCAAGTGGTGCGTACACATCCTGTCCATCCTGAATTGGTGTTTGGCACATTCATGTGTCTGGATTGCCAAACGGAAATTCGGAATGTTGAGCAACAATTCAAGTTTACGAATCCCACAATTTGCCGTAATCCTGTGTGCTCCAACCGTAGACGATTCATGTTGGATGTGGAGAAATCGTTGTTTGTGGATTTCCAAAAGATTCGCATTCAAGAGACACAAGCCGAATTGCCACGAGGTTGCATACCACGTTCCGTTGAAATTATTCTTCGCTCTGAGTTGGTAGAAACAGTACAGGCTGGAGATCGTTACGACTTTACTGGAACATTAATAGTAGTACCCGATGTCGGGGTATTGAATATGCCCGGTGCTAAAGCAGATCAAGGTTCACGTCATAAGGCCGGAGAGGGACCAGAGGGTCTAACCGGTTTAAAGGCCCTAGGTATGCGAGAGCTTAACTACCGTATGGCATTTTTGGCCTGTAGTGTACAAGCTACAAATGCCCGCTTTGGTGGTACCGACTTACCAATGTCCGAGGTGACAGCCGAAGATATGAAGAAACAAATGACAGATGCTGAGTGGAATAAGGTCTATGAAATGTCAAAGGATCGAAATCTGTACAGTAATTTGATAAGTAGTTTGTTTCCTTCGATTTACGGAAACGATGAAGTGAAACGCGGAATATTGTTGCAACTTTTTGGCGGTGTTGGCAAGACGACACATGAAA AGACTTCCTTGCGTGGTGATATTAATGTGTGCATTGTGGGTGATCCCAGTACAGCTAAATCACAATTCCTAAAACAAGTTGCCGATTTTTCTCctcgtgctgtatatacttccgGTAAAGCTTCTTCGGCAGCTGGTCTAACGGCAGCTGTAGTAAGGGATGAGGAAAGTTTCGATTTCGTTATAGAGGCAGGCGCTCTCATGTTGGCTGACAATGGAATTTGTTGTATTGATGAATTCGATAAAATGGACCCCAGAGATCAGGTTGCCATTCACGAGGCTATGGAACAGCAGACCATATCTCTGGCCAAGGCCGGCGTTCGAGCAACACTCAATGCTCGTACCTCCATATTGGCGGCTGCTAACCCCATCAACGGTCGCTATGATCGCTCAAAGAGTCttcaacaaaatattcaattgtcGGCTCCTATTATGTCACGTTTCGACTTATTCTTCATTTTGGTCGATGAGTGCAATGAAGTTGTAGATTATGCCATAGCCCGTAAAATTGTCGACCTTCATTCGAACATTGAGGATAATGTAGAACGAGCCTATACACGCGAGGAGGTCTTGCGCTATATAACATTTGCCCGCCAATTTAAGCCAATCATAAGTAAAGAAGCCGGAGCTTTGCTGGTAGAAAACTATGGTCATTTGAGACAACGTGATACAGGAACCGCGGGACGCAGTACTTGGCGTATCACCGTACGTCAGTTGGAGTCAATGATACGTTTAAGCGAAGCTATGGCCAAGTTGGAATGTATGAATGAAGTTCAGGAACGCCATGTGAAGGAGGCCTTCCGTTTGTTAAATAAATCCATTATACGTGTTGAACAACCCGATATTCAtttagatgatgatgatgtggatGCAGCCTTTACCGGTGATGTTGACATGGATCAGAACAACGAGGGTACTAATGGCGCCAACGGAGAGACTGAAAATGACACAGAAGCTGCTGAGGCGGATGGGACGCAAGCCGGTGTTCAGAAGAAAAAACTCACTTTGTCCTTTGAAGATTATAAGAATTTATCTACCATGCTGGTCCTACATATGCGTAATGAGGAATCTCGTTGCGAAGTAGAGGGTACTGATTCCGGTATGAAACGTAGTGATGTTGTCACCTGGTATCTAGAACAAGTGGCCGATCAAATAGAATCCGAGGATGAATTGATATCTCgtaagaatttaattgaaaaagttatcGATCGCCTTATCTATCATGATCAGGTTATTATACCACTGAAAACTACTGAACTCAAGCGTCCTGGTAAAAGTCCCAAGCATACAGATGAAGATGAAGATCAAGATGATCCACTGTTGGTGGTACATCCCAACTATATTATCGAGTAA
- the PCNA gene encoding proliferating cell nuclear antigen has protein sequence MFEARLISSSILKKILDAIKDLLNEGTFDCSDSGIQLQAMDNSHVSLVSLTLRSDGFDKFRCDRNISMGMNLGSMAKILKCANNDDTVTIKAQDNADTVTFMFESPNHEKVSDYEMKLMNLDQEHLGIPETDYSCVVRMPSMEFARICRDLAQFSESMLICCTKEGVKFSASGDVGSANVKLAQTSSVDKEEEAVIIEMQEPVTLTFACRYLNAFTKASPLSGQVQLSMSADVPLVVEYRIQDLGHIRYYLAPKIEDDES, from the exons atgttcgaaGCTCGCTTGATTAGTTCATCcatcttgaaaaaaatcttgGATGCTATAAAAGATCTTCTAAATGAGGGCACTTTCGATTGTAGTGACTCTGGAATACAG CTCCAGGCAATGGACAACTCCCATGTGTCGCTCGTATCTCTCACCTTACGTTCTGATGGGTTTGATAAATTCCGTTGTGATCGCAATATATCCATGGGCATGAATTTGGGCAGcatggcaaaaattttaaaatgtgcaAACAACGATGATACTGTGACCATTAAAGCCCAAGATAATGCCGATACAGTAACATTTATGTTTGAATCACCCAATCACGAAAAGGTCTCGGACTACGAAATGAAATTGATGAATCTCGATCAGGAACATTTGGGAATTCCGGAAACTGATTATTCATGTGTTGTACGCATGCCATCTATGGAATTTGCCCGCATTTGTCGTGATTTGGCTCAATTCAGTGAATCTATGCTAATCTGTTGCACAAAGGAGGGTGTCAAATTCTCTGCTTCTGGTGATGTTGGGTCTGCCAATGTTAAATTGGCACAAACTTCAAGTGTGGATAAGGAGGAAGAGGCTGTTATTATTGAAATGCAAGAACCCGTAACACTTACATTTGCTTGTCGTTACCTCAATGCTTTCACAAAGGCAAGCCCGCTATCGGGCCAGGTACAGTTGTCTATGTCAGCAGATGTTCCTTTGGTGGTTGAATATCGCATACAAGACTTGGGTCATATACGTTACTATTTGGCGCCCAAGATTGAAGATGATGAAAGCTAA